A window of Dyella terrae contains these coding sequences:
- a CDS encoding flagellar basal body P-ring protein FlgI — protein MDATVLRTFAAAWRGHLATALAIASTFLIAIPDAHADKIRDLAQVGGVRSNQLIGYGLVVGLDGSGDQTTQAPFTTQSLENMLQQFGITVPASARPQLKNAAAVTVTADLPPFAKPGQIIDVTVASIGNAKSIRGGQLLMTPLKGADGNVYAMAQGSVVVGGISAQGKSGSSVQVNISASGRVPSGATVERSVPSSFGSTGDLMLNLNTPDFTTAGRVADAVNRAYGAGTAQAIDGGSVAVRGPQDPSQKVAWLGAIQNLDVTPGDAPARVVVNSRTGTVVIGAEVRVTPAAVAHGSIQVTISEQPQVSQPEAFSRGQTAIVPNSNVQVSEDGAHMFKFGPGVNLDTIVRAVNQVGASPTDLISILQALKQAGALHAELVVI, from the coding sequence ATGGACGCGACCGTGCTTCGCACCTTTGCGGCCGCCTGGCGCGGTCATCTCGCCACGGCGCTGGCGATTGCCTCAACTTTCCTGATCGCCATTCCCGATGCGCACGCGGACAAGATTCGCGATCTCGCGCAGGTCGGTGGCGTGCGTTCCAACCAGCTCATCGGGTATGGCCTCGTCGTCGGCCTCGATGGCAGTGGCGACCAGACCACCCAGGCACCGTTCACCACGCAGAGCCTGGAAAACATGCTGCAGCAGTTCGGCATCACGGTGCCGGCCAGCGCGCGTCCCCAGCTGAAAAATGCGGCCGCCGTGACAGTCACCGCGGATCTGCCGCCCTTCGCCAAGCCGGGTCAGATCATCGATGTCACCGTGGCATCGATCGGTAACGCCAAGAGCATCCGCGGCGGCCAGCTGCTGATGACGCCACTGAAGGGTGCTGACGGCAACGTCTACGCCATGGCGCAGGGCAGTGTGGTCGTCGGCGGCATCAGCGCGCAGGGCAAGAGCGGTTCGAGCGTGCAGGTGAACATCTCCGCCAGCGGCCGCGTGCCCAGTGGCGCGACGGTGGAGCGCAGCGTGCCGTCGTCGTTTGGCAGCACGGGCGATCTGATGCTCAATCTCAATACGCCCGATTTCACCACCGCCGGTCGTGTCGCCGATGCCGTCAATCGCGCCTATGGCGCGGGCACGGCCCAGGCCATCGACGGCGGAAGCGTTGCCGTGCGCGGTCCGCAGGACCCGTCGCAAAAGGTGGCCTGGCTTGGCGCCATCCAGAATCTCGATGTGACGCCGGGTGATGCCCCGGCGCGCGTGGTGGTCAATTCGCGCACCGGCACGGTGGTGATCGGCGCCGAAGTTCGCGTCACGCCCGCCGCGGTGGCCCATGGTTCGATCCAGGTCACCATCAGCGAACAGCCGCAGGTGAGCCAGCCCGAAGCCTTCAGTCGTGGCCAGACGGCCATCGTGCCGAACAGCAACGTGCAGGTGAGCGAAGACGGCGCACACATGTTCAAGTTTGGCCCGGGCGTGAATCTCGACACCATCGTGCGCGCGGTCAATCAGGTGGGCGCTTCGCCGACCGATCTAATCTCGATCCTGCAGGCACTGAAGCAGGCGGGCGCCTTGCACGCCGAGCTGGTGGTGATCTGA
- the flgB gene encoding flagellar basal body rod protein FlgB: protein MSQINDNLFGMHTQALGTWQKRAETIAGNLANADTPGYLARDVDFRKALADASSSDKLALSSTNANHIDPSSLTTANLAYRVPMQPTMDGNTVDTQVEQANFAANSVHYQASLSFITAQIRMLRTAITGGQG from the coding sequence ATGAGTCAGATCAACGACAACCTGTTCGGAATGCATACCCAGGCGTTGGGTACGTGGCAGAAGCGTGCGGAAACGATTGCCGGAAACCTGGCCAATGCCGACACGCCGGGCTACCTCGCGCGTGACGTGGATTTCCGCAAGGCGCTGGCCGACGCCAGCAGCAGCGACAAGTTGGCGCTGAGCTCCACCAACGCCAACCACATCGATCCCTCATCGCTGACTACCGCGAACCTTGCCTATCGCGTGCCGATGCAGCCGACCATGGACGGCAACACGGTGGATACGCAGGTCGAGCAGGCGAACTTCGCCGCCAACAGCGTTCACTACCAGGCAAGTCTCTCTTTCATTACGGCGCAGATCCGCATGCTGCGTACGGCCATCACCGGAGGTCAGGGCTGA
- the flgG gene encoding flagellar basal-body rod protein FlgG, with the protein MFSSLWVAKTGLDAQQTRMDVVSNNLANANTTAFKSSRASFQDLIYQNVRQPGGQTTEQTQAPTGLMLGTGVRVVGTEKMFTQGNIQTTGNALDVAIQGRGFLQVTMPDGSVAYTRDGALKPDQNGQLVTSTGYPLDPAIVLPPGTQTVTIGNDGTVSVTVPGQVPPQVIGTLQLADFVNPAGLQPNGDNLYLETAASGAPQIGQPGLNGLGTLAQNSLEASNVNVVEQMVDMIETQRTYEMNSKAISAADSMLQFLTNKT; encoded by the coding sequence ATGTTTTCTTCCCTGTGGGTTGCCAAGACCGGTCTCGATGCGCAGCAAACGCGCATGGACGTGGTGTCGAACAATCTGGCCAACGCCAACACCACCGCCTTCAAGTCGTCGCGTGCGTCGTTCCAGGATCTGATCTACCAGAACGTGCGTCAGCCCGGTGGCCAGACCACCGAGCAGACGCAGGCGCCGACCGGCCTGATGCTCGGTACCGGCGTGCGCGTGGTGGGCACCGAAAAGATGTTCACCCAGGGCAACATCCAGACCACCGGCAATGCGCTGGACGTGGCGATCCAGGGGCGCGGCTTCCTGCAGGTCACCATGCCGGACGGCAGCGTCGCCTACACGCGTGACGGTGCGCTCAAGCCCGACCAGAACGGCCAGCTGGTCACCTCGACCGGTTACCCGCTCGATCCGGCCATCGTGCTGCCGCCGGGCACGCAGACCGTCACCATCGGCAACGACGGCACCGTCAGTGTCACCGTGCCGGGCCAGGTACCGCCGCAGGTGATCGGCACCTTGCAGCTTGCCGATTTCGTCAATCCGGCTGGCCTGCAGCCGAACGGCGACAACCTCTATCTCGAAACCGCTGCCAGCGGCGCGCCGCAGATCGGTCAGCCGGGGCTCAATGGCCTGGGCACGCTGGCACAGAACTCGCTCGAAGCGTCCAACGTGAACGTGGTCGAGCAGATGGTCGACATGATCGAAACTCAGCGCACCTACGAAATGAATTCCAAGGCGATTTCCGCAGCGGATTCGATGCTGCAGTTCCTCACCAACAAGACCTGA
- the flgM gene encoding flagellar biosynthesis anti-sigma factor FlgM — MNTTITSNGLPVLPQAKGNAQAPAQSNAPAAEATAAPQTGDSVKLTESARTLHAVAQGDQGTGIDAARVAEIRQKLADGSYTINAGKIADGLISLEGQISGQS, encoded by the coding sequence ATGAACACCACGATCACTTCCAACGGATTGCCGGTTCTCCCGCAGGCCAAGGGCAATGCCCAGGCCCCGGCGCAGTCGAACGCGCCCGCCGCTGAAGCCACGGCTGCCCCCCAGACGGGCGACAGCGTGAAGCTGACCGAATCGGCGCGCACCCTGCATGCGGTCGCCCAGGGCGACCAGGGCACCGGTATCGACGCCGCCCGCGTGGCGGAAATCCGCCAGAAGCTGGCCGACGGCAGCTACACGATCAACGCCGGCAAGATTGCCGATGGCCTGATCTCCCTCGAAGGTCAGATCAGCGGTCAGTCATGA
- the flgJ gene encoding flagellar assembly peptidoglycan hydrolase FlgJ → MAVGDVNLPALDNWTELSGFQKLRNDAQTDSKSALPAVAKQFEAIFTQMMLKSMRDASFGDGMGDSEAGDTYRDMFDQQLSLSLSNSGRGIGIAQMLVKQLGGKDAGITPSVGGNAALSDTLAQITRTAGKVAGKAASVLPGAGDAVSFVQSLAPHAQAAAEKLGVSVRALLAQAALETGWGKHLPSHGDGSTSNNLFGMKAGSSWDGEKVSVPTLEYENGVAVRKRDQFRAYDSPSESFSDYADVLANSPRYTAALGRGEDVRGFAHALVRGGYATDPAYANKLVAIANSPEMRQALDALKSGVSVPSQLP, encoded by the coding sequence ATGGCCGTTGGCGATGTCAATCTGCCGGCGCTGGACAACTGGACGGAACTGTCCGGTTTCCAGAAGCTGCGCAATGACGCGCAAACCGACAGCAAGTCGGCGCTTCCGGCGGTCGCCAAGCAGTTCGAAGCAATTTTCACCCAGATGATGCTGAAGTCCATGCGCGACGCCAGTTTCGGCGATGGCATGGGCGACAGCGAAGCAGGTGACACGTATCGCGACATGTTCGACCAACAGCTGTCGCTGAGCCTGTCCAACAGCGGTCGTGGCATCGGCATCGCGCAGATGTTGGTCAAGCAATTGGGCGGCAAGGACGCCGGCATCACGCCGTCGGTCGGCGGCAATGCGGCATTGAGCGACACGCTGGCCCAGATCACGCGCACGGCCGGCAAGGTGGCTGGCAAGGCCGCCAGTGTCCTGCCGGGCGCCGGCGATGCGGTGAGTTTCGTCCAGTCCCTGGCGCCGCATGCGCAGGCCGCAGCAGAAAAACTCGGCGTGTCGGTACGTGCATTGCTCGCTCAGGCGGCGCTGGAGACCGGTTGGGGCAAGCACCTGCCGTCCCACGGCGACGGCAGCACAAGTAACAACTTGTTCGGCATGAAGGCCGGCAGTAGCTGGGATGGCGAGAAGGTCTCCGTGCCCACGCTGGAATACGAAAACGGCGTGGCCGTGCGCAAGCGCGACCAGTTCCGCGCCTACGACTCACCCTCCGAATCGTTCTCCGATTACGCCGACGTGCTCGCCAACAGCCCGCGCTACACGGCGGCACTCGGTCGCGGCGAAGACGTGCGTGGCTTCGCCCACGCGCTGGTGCGCGGCGGCTATGCCACCGACCCGGCCTACGCGAACAAGCTGGTCGCCATCGCCAACAGTCCGGAAATGCGCCAGGCGCTCGATGCGCTCAAGTCCGGCGTCAGCGTGCCGTCACAGTTGCCATGA
- the flgE gene encoding flagellar hook protein FlgE: MAFNIALSGLNAASADLEVTANNIANTSTIGFKGSRAEFAELYSVAGRNLSATQIGSGVRLTNVAQQFNAGNIETTNNSFDFAISGDGFFTLKDGKGLTYTRAGAFRPDANGYITNSSGQKVQVYPPNNNGSFDMSTMTDLRMLTSQNAAKATSSVELALNLPSDATAPANAFDPTDAKSFNQATPFTAYDSLGATHSGTVYFVKSATANTWDAHLFIDGQDTGVTNQISFTSSGALATPANGKLTFAPVTANPGSDPLDVSLDLNKTTQFGNSYAVTSIYQDGYPTGTLSSIDVSSEGVVQAKYSNGQSTALGQLALANFANPQGLRQLDNTNWAASYDSGAPVMGTAGNGTYGSVQSGALEASNTADLTAQLVNMIKAQRNYQANAQVISTDDKLTQTIINIRN, translated from the coding sequence ATGGCTTTCAACATTGCACTCAGCGGTCTCAATGCGGCCTCGGCCGATCTCGAAGTCACCGCCAACAACATCGCCAACACGTCCACCATCGGTTTCAAGGGCTCGCGTGCCGAGTTCGCCGAGCTGTACAGCGTGGCCGGTCGCAACCTCAGCGCCACGCAGATCGGCAGCGGCGTGCGCCTGACCAACGTTGCGCAGCAGTTCAACGCCGGCAACATTGAAACCACCAACAACAGTTTCGACTTCGCGATCTCGGGCGATGGCTTCTTCACGCTGAAGGATGGCAAGGGCCTGACCTATACGCGTGCCGGCGCGTTCCGTCCGGACGCCAACGGTTACATCACCAACAGCTCCGGCCAGAAGGTGCAGGTGTATCCGCCGAACAACAACGGCAGCTTCGACATGAGCACCATGACGGATCTGCGCATGCTCACTTCGCAGAACGCGGCCAAGGCCACGTCCAGCGTCGAGCTCGCCCTGAACCTGCCTTCGGATGCCACGGCACCGGCCAACGCCTTCGATCCGACGGACGCGAAGAGCTTCAACCAGGCCACGCCGTTCACCGCCTACGATTCGCTCGGCGCCACGCACAGCGGCACCGTGTACTTCGTCAAGAGCGCCACGGCCAACACCTGGGACGCGCATCTGTTCATCGACGGCCAGGACACCGGCGTCACCAACCAGATCAGCTTCACCAGCAGCGGCGCGCTCGCCACGCCGGCCAACGGCAAGCTCACCTTTGCACCCGTCACGGCCAACCCGGGTTCCGATCCGCTCGATGTCAGCCTCGATCTGAACAAGACCACGCAGTTCGGCAACAGCTACGCGGTAACGTCGATCTATCAGGACGGCTACCCGACCGGCACACTGTCGAGCATCGACGTGTCCAGCGAAGGCGTCGTGCAGGCCAAGTACTCCAACGGCCAGTCGACCGCGCTGGGCCAGCTTGCGCTCGCCAACTTCGCCAACCCGCAGGGCCTGCGCCAGCTCGACAACACCAACTGGGCCGCGTCGTATGACTCTGGCGCCCCGGTGATGGGCACGGCCGGCAACGGTACCTACGGCAGCGTGCAGTCCGGCGCGCTCGAAGCCTCCAACACCGCCGACCTCACCGCACAGCTCGTCAACATGATCAAGGCCCAGCGCAATTACCAGGCGAATGCCCAGGTGATTTCGACGGATGACAAGCTGACGCAGACGATTATCAATATTCGCAATTAA
- the flgA gene encoding flagellar basal body P-ring formation chaperone FlgA, whose amino-acid sequence MRKGPASLLAIALLAAGSAHADNVDAVRQAAQAWLVQHYSQPGSRALASAEPLAARTVVPACPQGWRGDLSSTARPAPRMSVAMTCPTGAKVQVPVKLQLFRTVLVTNRPLQRGDGVTAGDVRGEERDITRLGYGYLDQLDDLGGRLLSRPLGTGSVLTPGAFGARQAVRPGDHVQMVARINGIEVRAGGVALSGGDTGARLRVRNDSSGRAVDAMVQGPGLVEALP is encoded by the coding sequence ATGCGCAAGGGACCGGCCAGCCTGCTCGCCATCGCGCTGCTTGCGGCGGGAAGCGCGCATGCGGACAACGTCGATGCCGTCCGTCAGGCGGCGCAGGCGTGGCTGGTCCAACATTACAGCCAACCCGGCAGCCGCGCGCTGGCCAGTGCCGAACCCCTTGCTGCCCGCACAGTCGTACCGGCCTGCCCCCAGGGCTGGCGCGGCGATCTTTCGTCGACCGCACGACCGGCCCCACGCATGAGTGTGGCGATGACCTGCCCCACGGGCGCCAAGGTCCAGGTGCCGGTCAAGCTGCAGTTGTTCCGCACGGTGCTGGTGACCAACCGCCCGTTGCAACGCGGTGACGGCGTGACCGCCGGCGACGTGCGGGGCGAAGAACGGGATATCACCCGGCTGGGTTATGGCTATCTGGACCAGCTCGACGACCTGGGCGGCCGGCTGCTGTCGCGCCCCCTGGGCACCGGTAGCGTGCTCACGCCCGGTGCCTTCGGCGCCCGTCAGGCCGTGCGCCCGGGCGACCACGTGCAGATGGTGGCCCGCATCAACGGCATCGAAGTGCGCGCCGGTGGCGTGGCGCTAAGCGGTGGCGATACGGGCGCGCGCTTGCGGGTACGCAACGACAGTTCGGGACGCGCCGTGGACGCCATGGTGCAAGGGCCCGGACTGGTGGAGGCGTTACCATAA
- the flgC gene encoding flagellar basal body rod protein FlgC: protein MSMFKIFDVAGSGMAAQSLRLNTVASNLANADSVSGSADTAYRAREPLFATVQRSVSGGKAEEGTQGVQVLGITESQAAVESRYEPGNPIADADGYVYASNVNPVDELVNMISASRSYQNNVEVMNSTRQLMQKTLDLGK from the coding sequence ATGTCCATGTTCAAGATTTTCGACGTGGCCGGCTCCGGCATGGCCGCGCAATCGCTGCGACTCAACACCGTCGCCAGCAACCTGGCCAATGCCGACAGCGTGTCCGGTTCGGCAGACACCGCTTATCGCGCGCGTGAGCCGCTCTTCGCGACCGTGCAGCGCAGCGTCTCTGGCGGCAAGGCTGAGGAAGGCACGCAAGGCGTGCAGGTGCTCGGCATCACCGAAAGCCAGGCCGCCGTCGAAAGCCGCTACGAGCCCGGCAACCCGATTGCGGACGCCGATGGCTACGTCTATGCCAGCAACGTCAATCCGGTCGACGAGCTGGTCAACATGATTTCCGCCTCGCGTTCGTACCAGAACAACGTCGAAGTGATGAACAGCACGCGTCAGCTCATGCAGAAGACGCTGGACCTCGGCAAGTAA
- the flgH gene encoding flagellar basal body L-ring protein FlgH produces the protein MNVSSCLRTLCVLLVLASLGGCAMPPKRDDAMWAATPPQEPLAPPPSDGAIYHDQQGMELFNDPRAHRVGDILTISLVESTQASKKATTSTSKKDNTNIAAPTILGQGLTINGKSANIETSGDRSFDGSGNSSQSNQLTGSITVTVAQRLSNGNLLVRGEKWLTINQGQELVRISGIVRPQDIGQDNSVPSTRVADARIAYTGRGSLADANTQGWLSRFFSSKWMPY, from the coding sequence ATGAACGTCTCCTCCTGCCTGCGCACGTTGTGCGTCCTGTTGGTGCTGGCAAGCCTCGGTGGCTGCGCCATGCCGCCCAAGCGCGACGACGCGATGTGGGCCGCGACGCCGCCGCAGGAGCCGTTGGCGCCGCCGCCGTCGGATGGCGCGATCTACCACGATCAGCAGGGCATGGAGCTGTTCAACGATCCGCGCGCGCATCGCGTGGGTGACATCCTCACCATCTCGCTGGTGGAAAGCACGCAGGCCAGCAAGAAGGCCACCACCAGCACCAGCAAGAAAGACAACACCAACATCGCCGCGCCGACGATTCTCGGTCAGGGCCTCACCATCAACGGCAAGTCCGCCAACATTGAGACCTCCGGCGACCGCAGCTTCGACGGCAGCGGCAACAGCAGCCAGAGCAACCAGCTCACCGGCTCGATCACCGTCACCGTGGCGCAGCGCCTGTCCAACGGCAACCTGCTGGTGCGTGGCGAGAAGTGGTTGACGATCAACCAGGGCCAGGAGCTGGTGCGCATCTCCGGCATCGTGCGTCCGCAGGACATCGGCCAGGACAACAGCGTGCCGTCCACGCGCGTCGCCGACGCACGCATCGCTTACACCGGTCGCGGCTCGCTTGCCGATGCGAACACGCAGGGCTGGCTGTCGCGCTTCTTCAGCTCGAAGTGGATGCCGTACTGA
- the flgF gene encoding flagellar basal-body rod protein FlgF: MDRSIYVAMTGATQMMRAQTEVAHNLANANTVGFKAQMSAFQPLQVLGDGMPSRINGVAQGTGWDMRSGPQTDTGNSLDVAVQGQGWLAVQAPDGSEAYTRAGQLQLTPDGVLTDARGNPVMGDGGPITIPQSSQIMIGNDGTVSAVPMGQGPDTLSVVGKLKLVNPQADQLQPGNDGLMHLADGGTAAADETVQVKSGAIEMSNVNPSQTLVQMIQLSRQYELQVKAIRTADDNAQSASRLLQVS, from the coding sequence ATGGATCGCTCCATCTACGTTGCCATGACCGGTGCCACGCAAATGATGCGTGCACAGACGGAAGTGGCGCACAACCTGGCCAACGCCAACACCGTCGGTTTCAAAGCGCAGATGTCGGCGTTCCAGCCGTTGCAGGTGCTTGGTGATGGCATGCCTTCGCGCATCAATGGGGTTGCGCAGGGCACGGGTTGGGATATGCGCAGCGGTCCGCAGACGGACACGGGCAACTCGCTTGACGTTGCCGTGCAGGGCCAGGGCTGGCTGGCGGTGCAGGCACCTGATGGCAGCGAAGCGTACACACGTGCTGGCCAGTTGCAGCTCACGCCGGACGGCGTGCTGACCGATGCGCGTGGCAATCCGGTGATGGGCGATGGTGGGCCGATCACGATTCCGCAGAGCTCGCAGATCATGATCGGTAACGACGGTACGGTGTCCGCCGTGCCGATGGGGCAGGGTCCTGACACCTTGTCGGTAGTGGGCAAGCTCAAGCTGGTGAATCCGCAGGCGGATCAGCTCCAGCCGGGCAACGATGGCCTGATGCATCTGGCGGACGGTGGCACCGCCGCAGCCGACGAAACCGTGCAGGTGAAGTCGGGCGCCATTGAAATGAGCAATGTGAATCCTTCGCAGACGCTGGTGCAGATGATCCAGCTGTCGCGCCAATACGAATTGCAGGTCAAGGCGATCCGCACCGCCGATGACAACGCGCAGTCGGCCTCGCGCCTGCTGCAGGTGAGCTGA
- a CDS encoding flagellar hook assembly protein FlgD: MADIAINGSTYSNSTSDSSGTKKGDSLTQADFLSLLIQQMRSQDPTQPMDSSQMVSQLAQISQVDATQKLQTSFDTLSTALQGNQLMQASGLVGRDVTVPSSAGKLVNGSMDGAINVTTDNQIATVQIVDAAGNTVRTINLGTPDVGLANFHWDGLDDAGQPVADGTYGIKAQVGTTAVQPYITGKVSSVGMAGDQGAYLQVDGFGGVLLGQVARIN; the protein is encoded by the coding sequence ATGGCTGATATCGCGATCAACGGCAGTACCTACAGCAATTCGACGTCCGACAGCAGCGGTACGAAGAAGGGCGATTCGCTCACCCAGGCGGACTTCCTGAGCCTGCTCATCCAGCAGATGCGCAGCCAGGACCCGACGCAGCCGATGGACTCCTCGCAGATGGTCAGCCAGCTGGCGCAGATCAGTCAGGTGGACGCCACGCAGAAGCTGCAGACCTCGTTCGATACCCTGAGCACGGCGTTGCAGGGCAACCAGCTGATGCAGGCCAGTGGCCTGGTCGGTCGCGATGTCACGGTGCCCTCGAGTGCCGGCAAGCTGGTCAATGGCTCGATGGACGGCGCGATCAATGTAACGACCGACAACCAGATCGCCACGGTGCAGATCGTCGACGCGGCCGGCAACACGGTGCGCACGATCAATCTGGGTACGCCCGATGTCGGTCTGGCGAATTTCCATTGGGATGGTCTGGACGACGCCGGTCAACCGGTGGCGGACGGTACGTATGGCATCAAGGCGCAGGTCGGCACCACCGCGGTTCAGCCCTACATCACCGGCAAGGTGAGCAGCGTGGGCATGGCGGGTGACCAGGGCGCGTATTTGCAGGTGGATGGTTTTGGCGGCGTCCTGCTGGGTCAGGTCGCACGTATCAACTGA
- a CDS encoding methyl-accepting chemotaxis protein, whose protein sequence is MSLISSKHVAALAQAAADGDARLVERLSQEHPRLAQAFAPLFARLAPREPAAIALQAVEQQGLVMGAAQTLLRTQEALGKATGESRDSVGRLTEQGAGISTALQQAATEVAQACEKSQHGADTVNELDGQLRLLRSALSAMNRNQSKLAEQVAQIRKLTSTVQEIAHQTNLVALNAAIEAARAGEAGRGFAIVADEVKQLAEKTTQATDEIEAVTGAIGDFSQQLDGDVRQGMQRLERAQNRIDHTTATLGEGGEALRSIATRVKTVQHSCDAQTARIVNAQATLGALQRRSTEAMRHAEALDRAAVLAHRLCLGWLDHADAQSMASLSLCLRESIQGLRQAMEVALLEPAAMDRRWFDTTAFERALHRLSEHHDSADLLAAGQRLGSHTDTFVRMLTEGQLDQAAQMPDQLEREREAIHKQLGELLNRLDA, encoded by the coding sequence ATGAGCCTGATTTCGAGCAAGCACGTTGCGGCGCTGGCGCAAGCGGCGGCCGATGGCGATGCGCGCCTGGTTGAGCGTCTTTCGCAGGAGCACCCGCGCCTCGCGCAGGCGTTCGCGCCGCTGTTTGCCCGCCTGGCGCCGCGCGAGCCGGCAGCCATTGCCCTGCAGGCCGTGGAGCAACAAGGCCTGGTCATGGGCGCCGCGCAAACGCTGCTGCGCACCCAGGAGGCCCTCGGCAAGGCCACGGGCGAGAGCCGCGACAGCGTCGGCCGCTTGACGGAACAGGGTGCCGGGATCTCGACGGCACTACAGCAGGCCGCCACCGAGGTGGCCCAGGCCTGCGAGAAGAGCCAGCACGGCGCCGACACGGTCAACGAGCTTGATGGTCAGCTGCGCCTTTTGCGCAGCGCCCTGTCCGCGATGAATCGCAACCAGAGCAAGCTGGCCGAACAGGTCGCCCAGATTCGCAAGCTCACGTCGACGGTGCAGGAGATCGCGCACCAGACCAACCTCGTGGCGCTCAATGCCGCCATCGAAGCGGCACGTGCGGGCGAGGCGGGTCGCGGCTTTGCGATCGTTGCCGACGAAGTGAAACAGCTCGCGGAAAAGACAACCCAGGCCACCGATGAAATCGAAGCCGTCACCGGCGCCATTGGTGACTTTTCGCAGCAGCTGGATGGCGACGTGCGTCAGGGCATGCAGCGTCTGGAGCGCGCGCAAAACCGCATCGACCACACGACGGCAACGCTGGGCGAAGGTGGCGAAGCGCTGCGCAGCATCGCGACGCGCGTCAAGACCGTGCAGCACAGTTGCGACGCCCAGACCGCGCGCATCGTCAACGCACAGGCGACGCTCGGCGCCCTGCAGCGCCGCAGCACCGAAGCCATGCGCCACGCCGAGGCCCTCGATCGCGCTGCCGTGCTCGCCCACCGCCTGTGCCTGGGCTGGCTGGACCATGCCGACGCCCAATCGATGGCGAGCCTGAGCTTGTGCTTGCGGGAATCCATCCAGGGTCTTCGCCAGGCGATGGAAGTCGCCTTGCTGGAACCGGCGGCCATGGATCGCCGCTGGTTCGATACCACGGCTTTCGAGCGCGCACTCCACCGCCTCAGCGAACACCATGACTCGGCCGATCTGCTGGCTGCCGGCCAGCGACTTGGCAGTCACACGGACACCTTCGTACGCATGCTGACCGAAGGACAACTCGACCAGGCAGCGCAGATGCCCGATCAGCTCGAACGCGAGCGCGAAGCCATCCATAAGCAACTGGGCGAACTGCTCAACAGGCTGGACGCGTAA